One Desulfovibrio aminophilus genomic window carries:
- a CDS encoding Lrp/AsnC family transcriptional regulator yields the protein MIDGIDRNILMIIQGDGRVSNAEIARRVGMAPSAVLERIRKLERKGVIQGYEALLDPKSLGQRLTAFTTVHVSEAVGSTETGGRLAQVPGVLEVHYTAGQDSYLVKVRAEDTEALQHILQQFGAIPGVRDTRTTIVLATLKESRQLPLQGGEASKE from the coding sequence ATGATCGACGGAATTGATAGGAATATTTTGATGATTATTCAGGGTGACGGCCGCGTGTCCAACGCGGAGATCGCCCGGCGCGTGGGCATGGCCCCCTCGGCCGTGCTCGAGCGCATCCGCAAGCTGGAGCGCAAGGGCGTGATCCAGGGCTACGAGGCCCTGCTCGATCCCAAGTCCCTTGGGCAACGGCTCACGGCCTTCACCACGGTGCACGTCAGCGAGGCCGTGGGCTCAACGGAGACCGGCGGCCGGCTGGCCCAGGTGCCGGGCGTCCTCGAGGTCCACTACACCGCGGGCCAGGACTCCTACCTGGTCAAGGTCCGCGCCGAGGACACCGAGGCCCTGCAACACATCCTCCAGCAGTTCGGAGCCATCCCCGGGGTGCGCGACACCCGCACCACCATCGTTCTGGCCACGCTCAAGGAATCCCGGCAACTGCCGCTGCAAGGCGGCGAGGCAAGCAAGGAGTAA
- a CDS encoding ABC transporter permease encodes MNESAALRIDYAPLAPDGLALSFAGRLDSQALGRVWDEILARAGQAGVRRVLADLSGVEALDGAGIALLLRLRLDKEAQGGGLELRGLPERYERLLGLFDASRLRQGEGQAKSQPGLVERAGLAGMRFLDDLRQMVAFVGECTLALGYALRHPRRVRWQDMLLTCERAGAESLPIILLIGFLMGLIMAFQSAMSLERFGAQIFVPNMLGLVMFRELGGLVTAILLAGRSGSSFAAEIGTMKVNEEVNALVTMGLDPVRFLVAPKVLAAVAMMPLMILFFNFASLVGGAVVMLSLEFPLATYTSRVFANLGMVDFLGGLFKGLIFSLLVAGVGCLRGLNTGAGAGAVGQSTTSAVVSGIILIAVADGIFAVSFYYLGI; translated from the coding sequence ATGAACGAGTCAGCGGCCCTGCGCATCGACTACGCCCCCCTGGCCCCGGACGGCCTGGCCTTGTCCTTCGCGGGCAGGCTGGACTCCCAGGCCTTGGGCCGCGTCTGGGACGAGATCCTCGCCAGGGCCGGGCAGGCGGGCGTGCGGCGCGTGCTGGCCGACCTCTCCGGAGTGGAGGCGCTGGACGGCGCGGGCATCGCCCTGCTGCTGCGCCTGCGCCTGGACAAGGAGGCCCAGGGCGGCGGCCTGGAGCTGCGCGGCCTGCCCGAACGCTATGAACGGCTCCTGGGCCTGTTCGACGCCTCCCGGCTGCGCCAGGGCGAGGGCCAGGCCAAATCCCAGCCGGGACTGGTGGAGCGGGCCGGACTGGCCGGAATGCGCTTCCTCGACGACCTGCGGCAGATGGTCGCCTTCGTGGGCGAATGCACCCTGGCCCTGGGCTACGCCCTGCGCCACCCGCGCCGCGTGCGCTGGCAGGACATGCTGCTCACCTGCGAGCGGGCCGGGGCCGAGAGCCTGCCCATCATCCTGCTCATCGGCTTCCTCATGGGCCTGATCATGGCCTTCCAGTCGGCCATGAGCCTGGAGCGCTTCGGGGCCCAGATCTTCGTGCCCAACATGCTCGGGCTGGTCATGTTCCGGGAGCTGGGCGGGCTGGTCACGGCCATCCTCCTGGCCGGGCGCTCGGGCTCGTCCTTCGCCGCCGAGATCGGGACCATGAAGGTCAACGAGGAGGTCAACGCCCTGGTGACCATGGGCCTGGACCCGGTGCGCTTCCTGGTGGCTCCCAAGGTCCTGGCGGCCGTGGCCATGATGCCGCTGATGATCCTCTTCTTCAATTTCGCCAGCCTGGTGGGCGGAGCCGTGGTCATGCTCTCCCTGGAGTTCCCCCTGGCCACCTACACCTCGCGGGTCTTCGCCAACCTGGGCATGGTCGATTTCCTCGGCGGACTGTTCAAGGGCCTGATCTTCAGCCTGCTGGTGGCCGGGGTGGGCTGCCTGCGCGGGCTGAACACCGGCGCGGGAGCCGGGGCCGTGGGCCAGTCCACCACCAGCGCGGTGGTCTCGGGCATCATCCTCATCGCCGTGGCCGACGGCATCTTCGCCGTATCCTTCTATTACCTGGGAATATGA
- a CDS encoding ABC transporter ATP-binding protein, whose product MRKTVAADPLDIVISVRGMTCAYGERVIVRDISFDVRRGEIFVILGGSGCGKSTVLKHLIGLYRPAAGTVSYHFPESARPLRMDLKDESDREAILRRIGVMYQGGALFGSMTLLENVRLPLEEFTDLPPSARDFVARMKLSLVGLEEFRDHLPSELSGGMQKRAAIARAMALDPEVLFLDEPSAGLDPITSAGLDELIQGLSRALGMTFVVVSHELPSIFAIADTAIMLDKAAQGIVAQGKPADLRDSSDNPLVRRFFHRETAGAEAP is encoded by the coding sequence ATGAGGAAGACCGTGGCGGCCGATCCCCTGGACATCGTCATCAGCGTGCGCGGCATGACCTGCGCCTATGGCGAGCGGGTCATCGTGCGCGACATCTCCTTCGACGTGCGCCGGGGCGAGATCTTCGTCATCCTGGGCGGGTCGGGCTGCGGCAAGAGCACGGTGCTCAAGCACCTCATCGGGCTCTACCGCCCGGCGGCCGGAACCGTGTCCTACCACTTCCCGGAGTCGGCGCGGCCCCTGCGCATGGACCTCAAGGACGAAAGCGACCGCGAGGCCATCCTGCGGCGCATCGGGGTCATGTACCAGGGCGGGGCGCTGTTCGGCTCCATGACCCTGCTGGAGAACGTGCGCCTGCCCCTGGAGGAGTTCACGGACCTGCCGCCATCGGCGCGGGACTTCGTGGCCCGCATGAAGCTCTCCCTGGTGGGCCTGGAGGAATTCCGCGACCACCTGCCCTCGGAGCTCTCCGGCGGCATGCAGAAGCGCGCGGCCATCGCCCGGGCCATGGCCCTGGACCCGGAGGTGCTCTTCCTGGACGAGCCCTCGGCCGGACTCGACCCCATCACCTCCGCCGGGCTGGACGAGCTGATCCAGGGCCTCTCGCGCGCCCTGGGCATGACCTTCGTGGTCGTCTCCCACGAGCTGCCGAGCATCTTCGCCATCGCGGACACGGCCATCATGCTGGACAAGGCCGCCCAGGGCATCGTGGCCCAGGGCAAACCCGCCGATCTCCGGGATTCCTCGGACAACCCACTGGTGCGCCGCTTCTTCCACCGCGAGACGGCCGGCGCGGAGGCTCCATGA